In the Streptomyces sp. f51 genome, one interval contains:
- a CDS encoding ATP-dependent 6-phosphofructokinase translates to MRIGVLTAGGDCPGLNAVIRSVVHRAVTNFGDEVIGFEDGYAGLLDGHYRTLDLNAVSGILARGGTILGSSRLQRDRLREACDNAQDMAREFGIDALIPIGGEGTLTAARMLSDAGLPVVGVPKTIDNDISATDRTFGFDTAVGVATEAMDRLKTTAESHQRVMVVEVMGRHAGWIALESGMAAGAHGICLPERPFDPSDLVAMVEERFSRGKRFAVICVAEGAHPAEGTMDYGHGEIDQFGHERFQGIGTALAYELERRLGKEAKPVILGHVQRGGSPTAYDRVLATRFGWHAVEAAHRGDFGRMTALRGTDIEMVPLADATTELKTVPKDRMDEAESVF, encoded by the coding sequence ATGCGCATCGGAGTTCTCACGGCAGGCGGCGACTGCCCTGGCCTGAACGCAGTGATCCGGTCGGTCGTGCACCGAGCGGTCACCAACTTCGGCGACGAGGTCATCGGCTTCGAGGACGGCTACGCCGGGCTCCTCGACGGCCACTACCGCACCCTCGACCTCAACGCCGTCAGCGGCATCCTCGCCCGTGGCGGCACCATTCTCGGCTCCTCCCGGCTCCAGCGCGACCGGCTCCGCGAGGCGTGCGACAACGCTCAGGACATGGCACGCGAGTTCGGGATCGACGCGCTCATCCCGATCGGCGGCGAGGGCACGCTCACGGCGGCCCGGATGCTGTCGGACGCGGGCCTGCCGGTGGTCGGTGTGCCGAAGACCATCGACAACGACATCTCCGCGACGGACCGCACCTTCGGCTTCGACACCGCCGTCGGTGTCGCCACGGAGGCCATGGACCGGCTGAAGACGACGGCCGAGTCCCACCAGCGTGTGATGGTCGTCGAGGTCATGGGCCGGCACGCGGGCTGGATCGCCCTGGAGTCCGGCATGGCCGCCGGTGCCCACGGCATCTGTCTGCCCGAGCGTCCCTTCGACCCGTCCGACCTGGTCGCGATGGTCGAGGAGCGCTTCTCCCGCGGCAAGCGGTTCGCCGTCATCTGTGTCGCCGAGGGCGCCCACCCCGCCGAGGGCACCATGGACTACGGCCACGGCGAGATCGACCAGTTCGGCCACGAGCGTTTCCAGGGCATCGGCACGGCCCTCGCCTACGAGCTGGAGCGCCGCCTCGGCAAGGAGGCCAAGCCGGTCATCCTCGGCCACGTCCAGCGCGGCGGCTCGCCGACCGCGTACGACCGTGTCCTCGCCACCCGCTTCGGCTGGCACGCCGTCGAGGCCGCGCACCGGGGCGACTTCGGCAGGATGACCGCGCTGCGCGGCACGGACATCGAGATGGTGCCGCTCGCGGACGCGACCACCGAACTGAAGACCGTGCCGAAGGACCGGATGGACGAGGCGGAGTCGGTCTTCTAG
- the pyk gene encoding pyruvate kinase gives MRRSKIVCTLGPAVDSHEKLVALIQAGMNVARFNFSHGSHSEHQGRYDRVRAASAETGIAIGVLADLQGPKIRLETFAEGPVELERGDEFVITAEDVPGDKHICGTTYKGLPGDVSKGDQILINDGNVELRVVEIDGPRVKTVVIEGGVISDHKGINLPGAAVNVPALSEKDVEDLRFALRMGCDMVALSFVRDANDVNDVHKVMDEEGRRVPVIAKVEKPQAVDNMEGVVAAFDAVMVARGDLAVEYPLERVPMVQKRLVELCRRNAKPVIVATQMMESMITNSRPTRAEASDVANAILDGADAVMLSAESSVGAYPVETVKTMSKIVAAAEEELLSKGLQPLVPGKKPRTQGGSVARAACEIADFLGGKGLVAFTKSGDTARRLSRYRAAQPILAFTTDEGTRNQLTLSWGVESHVVPFVNSTDEMVDLVDRELQKLKRFNEGDVVVMTAGSPPGVPGTTNMVRVHHLGESGHA, from the coding sequence ATGCGCCGTTCGAAAATCGTCTGTACTCTCGGCCCCGCGGTCGACTCCCACGAGAAGCTGGTCGCGCTGATCCAGGCCGGCATGAACGTGGCCCGTTTCAACTTCAGCCACGGCTCTCACTCCGAGCACCAGGGCCGGTACGACCGTGTCCGGGCCGCCTCGGCCGAGACCGGCATCGCCATCGGTGTCCTCGCCGACCTCCAGGGCCCCAAGATCCGTCTGGAGACCTTCGCCGAAGGTCCCGTCGAGCTGGAGCGTGGCGACGAGTTCGTCATCACGGCCGAGGACGTGCCGGGTGACAAGCACATCTGCGGAACGACCTACAAGGGTCTGCCCGGTGACGTCTCCAAGGGCGACCAGATCCTGATCAACGACGGCAACGTCGAGCTGCGGGTCGTCGAGATCGACGGTCCCCGGGTCAAGACGGTCGTCATCGAGGGCGGTGTCATCTCCGACCACAAGGGCATCAACCTGCCCGGCGCGGCCGTCAACGTGCCCGCGCTGTCGGAGAAGGACGTCGAGGACCTGCGCTTCGCCCTGCGGATGGGCTGCGACATGGTCGCCCTGTCCTTCGTGCGCGACGCCAACGACGTGAACGACGTCCACAAGGTGATGGACGAGGAGGGCCGCCGCGTCCCCGTCATCGCCAAGGTGGAGAAGCCGCAGGCGGTCGACAACATGGAGGGCGTCGTCGCGGCGTTCGACGCCGTCATGGTGGCCCGTGGCGACCTGGCCGTCGAGTACCCGCTGGAGCGCGTTCCGATGGTGCAGAAGCGCCTCGTGGAGCTGTGCCGCCGCAACGCCAAGCCGGTGATCGTGGCGACCCAGATGATGGAGTCGATGATCACCAACTCCCGCCCGACCCGCGCCGAGGCCTCCGACGTGGCCAACGCGATCCTGGACGGCGCGGACGCGGTCATGCTGTCGGCCGAGTCCAGCGTGGGCGCGTACCCGGTCGAGACCGTGAAGACGATGTCGAAGATCGTGGCCGCGGCCGAGGAGGAGCTCCTCTCCAAGGGCCTCCAGCCGCTCGTCCCGGGCAAGAAGCCGCGCACGCAGGGCGGTTCGGTCGCCCGCGCCGCCTGCGAGATCGCCGACTTCCTCGGCGGCAAGGGCCTGGTGGCCTTCACCAAGTCCGGTGACACCGCCCGCCGGCTCTCGCGCTACCGCGCCGCCCAGCCGATCCTGGCCTTCACCACGGACGAGGGCACCCGCAACCAGCTGACGCTGAGCTGGGGCGTCGAGTCGCACGTCGTGCCGTTCGTGAACAGCACCGACGAGATGGTCGACCTGGTCGACCGCGAGCTCCAGAAGCTCAAGCGGTTCAACGAGGGCGACGTCGTCGTGATGACCGCCGGTTCGCCCCCCGGCGTCCCCGGCACCACCAACATGGTCCGGGTGCACCACCTGGGCGAGAGCGGCCACGCCTGA
- a CDS encoding helix-turn-helix transcriptional regulator, with protein sequence MGPEHVAYGLRASYGLPYATPDLVIAWERGAAAPSSPELTALAGVLWCSAGELIGAPRTLREHRLARELAAEDVAHAVGIGLLAYERMEESGTWRGNDRQSTALAQVLDLSLPDFITVTGRDGRLGDLLRSAVTTRWQAYVRPVAKMVPLERGLLEAVLEELHTGYQGQMAATLNWGGGPAATGSGESGRDFLDRVVDHFWTAVRGSSY encoded by the coding sequence ATGGGGCCCGAGCACGTCGCGTACGGTCTGAGAGCCTCGTACGGGCTGCCCTACGCGACACCCGATCTGGTCATAGCCTGGGAGCGCGGCGCGGCGGCGCCGAGCAGTCCCGAACTCACCGCGCTGGCCGGTGTGTTGTGGTGCTCCGCGGGTGAACTCATAGGCGCGCCGCGGACGTTGCGCGAACACCGTCTCGCCCGCGAACTGGCGGCGGAGGACGTGGCACACGCCGTCGGGATCGGACTCCTCGCCTACGAGCGGATGGAGGAGTCGGGGACCTGGCGCGGCAACGACCGGCAGTCGACCGCTCTGGCCCAGGTGCTCGACCTCTCGCTGCCCGACTTCATCACCGTGACGGGCCGCGACGGCCGGCTCGGCGACCTGCTGCGCAGCGCGGTGACGACGCGATGGCAGGCCTATGTGCGCCCGGTCGCGAAGATGGTGCCGCTGGAACGCGGCCTCCTGGAGGCCGTGCTGGAGGAGCTGCACACCGGCTACCAGGGGCAGATGGCCGCGACCCTGAACTGGGGCGGCGGTCCGGCCGCCACCGGATCCGGCGAGTCCGGCCGGGACTTCCTCGACCGGGTCGTCGATCATTTCTGGACAGCCGTCCGCGGCAGCTCGTACTGA
- the pta gene encoding phosphate acetyltransferase has protein sequence MTRSVYVTGIDRGDGRQVVELGVMELLTRQVDRVGVFRPLVHDGPDRLFELLRARYRLAQDPATVYGMDYREASALQAEQGTDELVSTLVDRFHLVARDYDVVLVLGTDFAATQLPDELALNARLANEFAASVLPVVGGGGQSAESVRAETRNAYRAYDGLGCDVLAMVVNRVAPEDRAEIAERLDSRLPVPCYVLPDEPALSAPTVAQITHALGGTVLLGDDAGLARDALDFVFGGAMLPNFLSALTPGCLVVTPGDRADLVIGSLAAHSAGTPPIAGILLTLDEKPSSEILTLAARLAPGTPVVSVTGNSFPTAEALFALEGKLNAATPRKAETALGLFERHVDTADLLKRVSAPSSDRLTPMMFEHQLLEQARSDRRRVVLPEGTEERVLHAAEVLLRRGVCDLTLLGPVDQIRKKAADLGIDVSATQLIDPQTSPLRDSFAEKYAELRAHKGVTVELAYDVVADVNYFGTLMVQEGLADGMVSGAVHSTAATIRPAFEIIKTRPESRIVSSVFFMCLADKVLVYGDCAVNPDPDAEQLCDIAISSAATAEQFGVEPRIAMLSYSTGTSGSGADVDKVREATELVRARRGDLRIEGPIQYDAAVEPSVAATKLPESKVAGQASVLIFPDLNTGNNTYKAVQRSAGAIAVGPVLQGLRKPVNDLSRGALVQDIVNTVAITAIQSQTPDRKAAVQ, from the coding sequence GTGACGCGCAGCGTGTACGTGACCGGGATCGACCGAGGCGACGGCCGGCAGGTCGTCGAACTGGGGGTCATGGAGCTCCTGACCCGCCAGGTCGACCGGGTGGGGGTGTTCCGTCCGCTCGTGCACGACGGTCCCGACCGGCTCTTCGAGCTGCTGCGGGCCCGCTACCGGCTGGCGCAGGACCCCGCGACGGTGTACGGCATGGACTACCGGGAGGCGTCCGCGCTCCAGGCCGAGCAGGGCACCGACGAGCTGGTGTCCACGCTCGTCGACCGGTTCCACCTGGTCGCCCGCGACTACGACGTCGTCCTCGTCCTCGGCACCGACTTCGCCGCCACCCAGCTCCCCGACGAACTGGCGCTCAACGCCCGGCTGGCGAACGAGTTCGCGGCGTCCGTGCTGCCGGTCGTCGGCGGCGGGGGCCAGAGCGCCGAGTCGGTGCGCGCCGAGACCCGCAACGCCTACCGCGCCTACGACGGCCTGGGGTGCGACGTCCTCGCCATGGTGGTCAACCGGGTGGCCCCCGAGGACCGGGCGGAGATCGCGGAACGGCTCGACTCCCGTCTGCCGGTGCCCTGTTACGTCCTCCCGGACGAACCCGCGCTGTCCGCGCCCACGGTCGCCCAGATCACCCACGCGCTCGGCGGCACGGTGCTGCTCGGCGACGACGCGGGGCTCGCCCGTGACGCGCTGGACTTCGTCTTCGGCGGCGCGATGCTGCCGAACTTCCTGTCGGCGCTGACCCCGGGATGCCTCGTGGTCACCCCGGGGGACCGGGCCGACCTGGTGATCGGCTCGCTCGCCGCGCACAGCGCCGGCACCCCGCCGATAGCCGGCATCCTGCTCACCCTGGACGAGAAGCCGAGCAGCGAGATCCTCACGCTGGCGGCCCGCCTCGCGCCCGGCACCCCGGTCGTCTCGGTGACCGGGAACTCCTTCCCCACCGCCGAGGCGCTCTTCGCCCTGGAGGGCAAGCTGAACGCGGCGACGCCGCGCAAGGCGGAGACCGCCCTCGGCCTGTTCGAGCGTCATGTGGACACCGCAGACCTGCTCAAGCGGGTCTCCGCGCCCAGCAGCGACCGGCTCACCCCGATGATGTTCGAGCACCAGCTCCTGGAGCAGGCCCGCTCCGACCGGCGCCGTGTCGTGCTGCCCGAGGGCACCGAGGAGCGGGTGCTGCACGCCGCCGAGGTGCTGCTGCGCCGGGGTGTGTGCGATCTGACCCTGCTCGGGCCCGTCGACCAGATCCGCAAGAAGGCCGCCGACCTCGGCATCGACGTCAGCGCCACCCAGCTGATCGACCCTCAGACGTCGCCGCTGCGGGACTCCTTCGCCGAGAAGTACGCCGAACTGCGGGCCCACAAGGGCGTCACGGTGGAACTGGCCTACGACGTGGTCGCGGACGTGAACTACTTCGGGACGCTGATGGTGCAGGAGGGCCTCGCCGACGGGATGGTGTCGGGGGCCGTGCACTCGACGGCGGCGACGATCCGGCCCGCGTTCGAGATCATCAAGACCCGGCCGGAGTCGAGGATCGTCTCGTCCGTCTTCTTCATGTGCCTGGCCGACAAGGTCCTGGTCTACGGCGACTGCGCGGTCAACCCCGACCCGGACGCCGAGCAGCTGTGCGACATCGCCATCTCCTCGGCCGCGACCGCGGAGCAGTTCGGCGTCGAGCCGCGGATCGCGATGCTGTCGTACTCCACGGGCACCTCGGGTTCGGGCGCCGACGTCGACAAGGTGCGCGAGGCGACCGAGCTGGTGCGCGCGCGCCGCGGCGACCTGCGGATCGAGGGGCCGATCCAGTACGACGCCGCCGTCGAGCCCTCGGTCGCGGCGACCAAGCTGCCGGAGTCGAAGGTCGCGGGACAGGCGTCCGTGCTGATCTTCCCCGACCTCAACACGGGCAACAACACCTACAAGGCCGTGCAGCGTTCGGCCGGCGCGATCGCCGTCGGACCGGTGCTCCAGGGTCTGCGCAAGCCCGTCAACGACCTGTCCCGCGGCGCGCTCGTCCAGGACATCGTCAACACGGTCGCCATCACGGCGATCCAGTCCCAGACCCCCGACCGGAAGGCTGCCGTTCAGTGA
- a CDS encoding acetate kinase, with the protein MPEEPASPQAVRILVLNSGSSSVKYQLLDMRDGTRLAVGLVERIGEGTSLLRHTTRTTGETRERADTFADHEAALKAMAEELAVDGLGLDSPELAAIGHRVVHGGRAFTEPTVIDAEVLAEIERLIPVAPLHNPANLTGIRTAMALRPDLPQVAIFDTAFHTTMPEAAARYAIDVATADEHRIRRYGFHGTSHAYVSRTTAELLGKAPEEVNVIVLHLGNGASASAVRGGRCVDTSMGLTPLEGLVMGTRSGDVDPAVIFHLERVGNMSTDEIDTLLNKRSGLIGLCGDNDMREIRRRVDEGDERARLAFDIYIHRLKKYIGAYYAVLGRVDAVAFTAGVGENAAPVREAAIRGLEELGLAVDGELNAVRGGEPRLISPPYARVAVAVVPTDEELEIATQTYALVGKGDA; encoded by the coding sequence GTGCCCGAGGAGCCCGCCTCCCCGCAGGCCGTGCGGATCCTCGTCCTCAACTCCGGCTCGTCGTCGGTGAAGTACCAGCTGCTCGACATGCGTGACGGCACCCGGCTGGCCGTCGGCCTCGTCGAGCGGATCGGCGAGGGGACCTCCCTGCTGCGGCACACCACGCGCACGACGGGCGAGACCCGCGAGCGGGCCGACACGTTCGCCGACCACGAGGCCGCGCTGAAGGCGATGGCCGAGGAACTCGCGGTGGACGGGCTCGGCCTGGACTCCCCCGAACTCGCCGCCATCGGCCACCGGGTGGTGCACGGCGGACGGGCGTTCACCGAGCCGACGGTCATCGACGCGGAGGTCCTCGCGGAGATCGAGCGGCTGATCCCGGTCGCCCCCCTGCACAACCCGGCGAACCTCACCGGCATCCGCACGGCGATGGCGCTGCGCCCCGACCTGCCCCAGGTCGCCATCTTCGACACGGCGTTCCACACGACGATGCCGGAGGCGGCCGCGCGCTACGCGATCGACGTGGCGACGGCCGACGAACACCGCATCCGCCGGTACGGGTTCCACGGCACCTCGCACGCCTACGTCTCCAGGACGACCGCCGAACTCCTCGGCAAGGCGCCCGAGGAGGTCAACGTCATCGTGCTGCACCTGGGCAACGGGGCCTCGGCGTCCGCGGTCAGGGGCGGGCGGTGCGTGGACACCTCGATGGGGCTGACCCCGCTGGAGGGGCTGGTGATGGGAACGCGGTCCGGCGACGTGGACCCGGCCGTCATCTTCCATTTGGAGCGCGTTGGCAACATGTCCACGGACGAGATCGACACTCTTCTCAACAAGAGGAGCGGGCTGATCGGTCTGTGCGGCGACAACGACATGCGGGAGATCCGCCGCCGTGTCGACGAGGGCGACGAGCGGGCCCGGCTCGCCTTCGACATCTATATCCACCGGCTGAAGAAGTACATCGGCGCCTACTACGCGGTCCTGGGCCGCGTGGACGCCGTGGCCTTCACCGCCGGGGTGGGCGAGAACGCCGCCCCGGTGCGCGAGGCCGCGATCAGGGGCCTGGAGGAACTGGGGCTCGCGGTCGACGGCGAACTGAACGCCGTGCGCGGAGGGGAGCCGCGGCTCATCTCGCCGCCGTACGCGCGCGTCGCGGTCGCCGTGGTGCCCACGGACGAGGAACTGGAGATCGCCACACAGACGTACGCACTGGTCGGAAAAGGCGATGCCTGA